A region of Bacteroidota bacterium DNA encodes the following proteins:
- the upp gene encoding uracil phosphoribosyltransferase, which yields MITNLSDNNSLVWHYLTQIRDVQIQKDTLRFRKNLERIGQIIAYEISKDLAYSDTVTETSLSKANTKVLAQQPVVCTILRAGLAMQDGFLSYFDEADSAFVSAYRKHSSPGEFEIVVEYMASPDLLDKTIILIDPMLATGRSMYLAYQALCRNGKPNKVYIASLIASQQGIAYVNKFMPQAKIYTAAIDNELNEHSYIVPGLGDAGDLAYGKKN from the coding sequence ATGATAACCAATTTATCAGACAACAACTCCCTTGTTTGGCATTACCTTACGCAAATACGCGATGTACAAATACAAAAGGACACGTTACGCTTTAGAAAAAACTTAGAACGTATAGGCCAGATTATTGCTTATGAAATAAGCAAGGATTTAGCGTACAGTGATACCGTTACTGAAACCTCGCTTAGCAAAGCCAATACAAAAGTACTTGCACAACAACCTGTAGTTTGTACCATACTCAGAGCAGGACTGGCTATGCAGGATGGTTTTTTAAGTTATTTTGATGAAGCCGATTCAGCCTTTGTATCAGCCTACCGTAAACATAGCTCTCCCGGTGAATTTGAAATAGTAGTAGAATACATGGCTTCGCCTGATTTATTGGATAAAACCATTATACTCATAGACCCCATGTTAGCCACCGGGCGCAGTATGTACCTGGCTTATCAGGCACTTTGCCGCAACGGAAAACCCAACAAAGTATATATAGCCAGTTTAATTGCCAGCCAGCAAGGTATAGCGTATGTAAACAAGTTTATGCCACAGGCAAAAATATATACTGCCGCTATTGACAATGAATTAAACGAGCACAGTTATATAGTTCCAGGCTTAGGCGATGCAGGAGATTTGGCCTACGGAAAAAAAAATTAA
- a CDS encoding WD40 repeat domain-containing protein has translation MKKIFTPIICCLFALNTFAQTQITTPKTILPGHTNDVNGLSYSAKNNYLATAGWDNTINIYSGDTAFKLIKTIKAHLAPVTTVRFNNAGNLLASGSNDFSIGVYDSLFKKIRDYADPTAHQSNINAITFDNKGKFIFSGDERGKIVLWAIEANKKLRVFENGVSVNALTLGTDPKFLFVAGAEPTIKVLNVATGAVMRSFVGHTDAVNAIEISPNQNYLISGSNDKSARIWDLKSGKEIRKLPVDCWKVTAVAFTFDSKYCATGCNDGSVKVWEVETGKLIQNIPAQSFNTRDLCFFKNYTQMAVAPMLKEGTDYGVRIYPTSIVMPSEKGAAAAKPLIVNKNQAAIDSIIKIRPLTKQDSIKLQIQKPLPVAPAKPTTSKLDSVRIYKTPSKKD, from the coding sequence ATGAAAAAAATATTCACTCCCATTATATGCTGTTTGTTTGCACTTAATACCTTTGCTCAAACGCAAATTACTACACCTAAAACCATTTTACCCGGCCATACTAACGATGTAAACGGGCTAAGCTATTCAGCCAAAAACAACTACTTAGCTACCGCAGGTTGGGACAATACCATTAACATTTACAGTGGCGACACTGCTTTTAAATTAATAAAAACCATTAAAGCGCATTTGGCCCCTGTTACTACCGTTAGGTTTAACAATGCAGGAAACTTATTGGCAAGTGGCTCTAACGATTTCTCTATAGGTGTTTACGATAGCTTATTTAAAAAAATAAGGGATTATGCTGACCCGACAGCACACCAATCAAATATCAATGCCATTACGTTTGACAATAAAGGTAAGTTTATTTTTAGTGGCGATGAAAGAGGTAAAATTGTGTTGTGGGCTATAGAAGCCAACAAAAAGCTACGTGTGTTTGAAAACGGTGTTTCCGTTAATGCTTTAACATTGGGTACCGATCCTAAGTTTTTATTTGTAGCCGGTGCAGAGCCAACCATTAAAGTATTAAACGTAGCTACAGGTGCTGTAATGCGCTCATTTGTGGGCCATACCGATGCCGTAAATGCTATTGAAATAAGCCCTAATCAAAATTACTTAATTAGTGGTAGCAACGATAAAAGTGCCCGTATTTGGGATTTAAAATCAGGAAAAGAAATCCGTAAGCTGCCTGTTGACTGCTGGAAAGTAACGGCAGTGGCTTTTACTTTCGATAGCAAATATTGCGCAACCGGCTGTAACGATGGCAGTGTAAAAGTATGGGAAGTAGAAACAGGTAAGCTTATTCAAAACATTCCTGCACAAAGCTTTAATACCCGCGATTTATGTTTCTTTAAAAACTACACGCAAATGGCTGTGGCCCCTATGTTAAAAGAAGGTACCGATTACGGGGTTAGAATATATCCGACCAGTATAGTAATGCCTTCCGAAAAAGGAGCTGCTGCTGCCAAACCATTAATAGTAAATAAAAACCAAGCCGCTATTGACAGCATTATAAAAATAAGGCCATTAACCAAGCAGGATAGCATTAAGCTACAAATACAAAAACCTTTACCGGTTGCGCCTGCTAAACCGACTACATCAAAACTAGATTCGGTACGCATCTATAAAACACCTTCTAAGAAAGACTAA